One Procambarus clarkii isolate CNS0578487 chromosome 15, FALCON_Pclarkii_2.0, whole genome shotgun sequence DNA segment encodes these proteins:
- the LOC138365078 gene encoding uncharacterized protein Mb2952c-like, which yields MAPHLPSSSSLAITACTERLVPEAQSQTERLVPEAQSQTERLVPEAQSQTERLVPEAQSQTERLVPEAQSQTERLVPEAQSQTERLVPEAQSQTERLVPEAQSQTERLVPEAQSQTERLVPEAQSQTERLVPEAQSQTERLVPEAQSQTERLVPEAQSQTERLVPEAQSQTERLVPDAQSQTERLVPDAQSQTERLVPEAQSQTERLVPEAQSQTEETKPDDFRKEEGKGGYDKDV from the exons AtggcaccacatttgccttcttccagcagttTGGCAATTACCGCTTGT ACtgagagactcgtcccagaggcaCAATCACAGACtgagagactcgtcccagaggcaCAATCACAGACtgagagactcgtcccagaggcaCAATCACAGACtgagagactcgtcccagaggcaCAATCACAGACtgagagactcgtcccagaggcaCAATCACAGACtgagagactcgtcccagaggcaCAATCACAGACtgagagactcgtcccagaggcaCAATCACAGACtgagagactcgtcccagaggcaCAATCACAGACtgagagactcgtcccagaggcaCAATCACAGACtgagagactcgtcccagaggcaCAATCACAGACtgagagactcgtcccagaggcaCAATCACAGACtgagagactcgtcccagaggcaCAATCACAAACtgagagactcgtcccagaggcaCAATCACAAACtgagagactcgtcccagaggcaCAATCACAGACTGAGAGACTCGTCCCAGACGCACAATCACAGACTGAGAGACTCGTCCCAGACGCACAATCACAGACtgagagactcgtcccagaggcaCAATCACAGACtgagagactcgtcccagaggcaCAATCACAGACTGAagaaactaaacctgacgactttAGAAAAGAGGAGGGAAAGGGAGGATATGATAAAGACGTATGA